The sequence AGGGCGTCTGACCCATCCGCTGTGCTCCTCTGCGCTGCCCCCTCTCTCTGCCTCTCTCCCGCCAGGGGAGAGAGGACCCCCTAGCATGCCTGCATAACGAGTGTCGAACAGTATTGGTCTCTCTCCCGCCAGGCCTGTCCTGAGCAAAGTCGAAGGAGGAGAGAGGACAAGAAGCGGTCCTTACGCCCGCAGGTCCCCGGCAGGCATCGCACCGGAAACGCTCCGCTTATTCCGGCTATCTGTTCGCTGGGTTTTTTCTCTTGACGTTACCCTCTTTATCCCGTAGAAGAATCTCGCCTGCGAACGCTTCTCTTCTGTTGAGCATAATTCTGTATGGTTGCACTTGCCTGCCTCCGCCCTCCACCGCACCTTCACTAGGCGCATACACCGAGCCAACGAACCGCGTCGGTTGACGGCCCGACAATTACGCAAGCAAGTTTCGCCTTTATAGCCTTCCGCCTTCCCATCTGCCTTCCCTCGTGTCGGTACTCTAGAACAGAGCCGCTCACAACGCTGCTAAATCCCCCGTTTCGGTGCTGCTCTATCATGTCGTGTGTACGGCCAAGTATCGGCGGATCGTCTTTAGTGAGCAGGTCGATGAGGTGTTACGAGCGGCGTGTTGAGAGATTGCCAAGCGGTAGGAGCTGGCATGCGTGGAGAGTGGGACGGAGCGGGACCACGTGCATTTTCTGATGCAGTCGGTGCCGAGGTAGAGCCCGACCAAGATTGTCCAAACGGTGAAAAGTCTGACGGCGCGGCAGGTTTTTGCCCAGGCCCCAGAGGTCAAGAAACAGTTATGGGGTGGGGAGTTTTGGGGGAAAGGGTATTTCCTGGTGACGGTAGGGCAATACGGGAACGAGCAAGTGATCGCCACGTACATCCGTAAGCAGGGGGTGGAGGCGGCCTATAAACAGTTACACAAGCAACCGTTACAGTTGGCGTTGTTTTGATTTGGATGCCTCGCAGCGTGCTGCGAGGTTCTCCACTCAAGATTGACAGCAATACGCCATAGGCGTAGCGTATCCGTGTGTTCACCTTCATCGAGTCGGCGGCATTTGATCGGGTGCGAGCGGTCTATCTCCATGACGACGAATACGCAGAGTTGCAGCAGTTCATGATGGAAAACCCCGAAGCCGGCGACGTCGTGCGCGAGTCCGGGGGCGTGCGTAAATTGCGTTGGAAACGCAAAGGTATGGGCAGGCGCGGCGGGTTACGCGTAATCTACTTTGTCCGTTATCGCCCTAATGAGTTTTGGCTGCTGACCTTATATGCGAAAGCCAAACAGGAGAACGTCCCGGCCCATATACTCAGACAACTGAAGGAGGCATTTGAACGTGCCTAAGAAGCTCACTGGACGTGCCCTCGCTAAATTCGAGGCAGAGCGGAATATCTGGCAGGAAGTCCTGGACGGTGTACGCGAAATCAAGGCAGGCGGCGGTAAACGGGTTGTGGCTAAGCCGCGCTCGTCGATCATAAGTGCGCGCTTAAAAGCCGGACTGACCCAAGTCCAGTTCGCGGCACTGTTGGGAGTCTCGAAGCGGACGTTGGAGCAATGGGAGCAAGGACGTCGCGAGCCGAGTGGAGCGGCCAAGACACTCATCAAAGTGGCCGAGTTATATCCGGAAGTGTTGCGTGATCTTGCCGCATAACACTTGGCCTAATCCCGGCCTCTATGCCGACCGCAGCCCGTAGCGGTTCTGAATAAGCGCAAAAAGCTACGTTCACGCAACGAACAACTACTGGGGTGCCGCGTCGGGACTTGGGCCGACCCCTGCCGACAATGTTTGTAACGAAGAGGGGGCGACGACGACGGTAACGCCGTTCGCGACCGTGCCCTTCATCATGAAGGTGCCGATCAAGCCTTGACCAGCACCACCGGCTCCCGTCATTGGCACCTAAGTGAACAGGGGTACAGAAGAAAGAACCTTCCGATTTGTCATCTTGCTGTCAGCTCCCTCCTCACAATCCTTGCCCCTTCCACCAAAGCGTGCAGCTTAGCCCGAGCCAGACCTCGTGACGAGGCGGAGAAGCCGCAGTCGCAGGTGAGGTAGAGTTTCTCCGGCTTGACGTGCTGGAGCACGGTGCGGATGCGTTCAGCGACATCTTCTGGAGTCTCTAAATACATCGATTTGACATCGACGACGCCAGCGGCGAGTTCGCGGTCACCGCCGTATTGGCTCCACAGTTCGAGTTCTGCCATTTCGCGGTTGGCGTACTCCAGCGCAAATTGGTCGGCTTTGGCTTCGAGAATGCCGGGGAACAGCGGCTTGTAGGTGCGCTTCATGGCCGGGCGACCTTGGTTGTTGCCGAAACAGATGTGCAGCGCGATCTTGGCCTCGACGCCTTCGACGGTCTTGTTGAAGAGTGCGACCGCTTCTGCGACGGGAAGATACGGGGTGCGACCGGCGGCGGAGGGTTCGTCTACTTGGATGAACGTTGCGCCAGCCGCGACCAGTTGTTTGAGTTCGCGGTTGACCAGTTCGGCAAGATCGTACAGCAAAGGCATATAGTCGCCGCCGGCATAGCCGCCTTTGGGCGTGATGGGGAGGCAGATCGTGAGCGGCCCTGGACAGCACACTTTCACTGGTTTCTCTGTCAACGTGCGCACGTAGTTGTACTCTTCGACAATGCCGAATCCGCTCGGAGCCGAGACCCGTTCGACGGTCTCGAAGCGCGGCGCGCTGTCGTAGCTGGTGACCCCGAGCTTGCGTTGCGCGGGGATGAGTTTCAGTCCAGAGAGTTTTTCGACCACGTTCCACAGGAAGCGCTGCCGCCGGATCTCGCCATCGGTCAGGATATCCAACCCGGCTTCTTCCTGGTCCCAAACGGCGATCTTGATCGCGTCTTGCAGCGCTTCTTCCATGTCCGCCGGTCCGGCATCGCCGGCCCGCAGGACGCGACGTGCGGCCAGCAACCACGACGGAGAGGCGTAGGAGCCTACGCCCATGGTGGGCAGAAGTCCAAGATCCGTTCCATTCAAGCGTGGCATCGGTGCAGCCTCCTTTTTGGCAAGCCGGTATTAGAGCGATTCCGGAAACAGGGCGAGCAGGTTCGTGCCTTTCGGTGCCTTCCACGGACCGCGCACCATATAAGTTTGCAGCGCTTCGACACGAAAGCCCATTTTCATTACGTCGAGAAACAACTCGGCATGGCGTGCGGGGAAGCGCAGATGCAAGGTCTTCCCTTTCTCGCGTTCGATGACATGGGAGAGCAATGCCTTGAGCGCCACCGGGTCGGAGGCGGCAGCAGGTCCGAGAAACACCCCGTCGCCCATACGCAGACGACAGAGGTATCCGGCCAGCTTCCCATCGATGAAGCTGATCGGTTGAGGCTCCTGGTGCAGGAAGTGTTTGAGATCCTGCGGGCGGGTAATCCCTGTCAGCTTGGCATCGAGACTGGCGAGTCGCGCGGTATCCTCTTCTGAGGCTTCACGAATAGCGACACCGCGCGGTCGCGTGGTCGGGCGCAGCTCTTTCCCGCTCAGCGAGGCGATCGTGCCATGAGCTACGAACCCAAGTTTGCTGTACAGGGGAAACGACACCACATTGAAGGCATCTTGTACGAGGCGCAGCGAGGGACAGTTCCGCCCCGTGCGAATGACGGTCATCATCAATTCTTTGCCGACGCCTTTGCTCTGACAGGCGGGATCGACGGTGATGGGGCCAATGCCGGCGCTCTTGCCACGCAGGTGCAGGAACCCCGAGCCGATGACTTTTCCGCCCTCTTCGGCGACGAAGCATTCTTGCGGCTCCATGTGCAGGTAGCCGCGCGCGAGACCGATGCCGATTTCTGCCGAAGGAAACGGCGGTGGATATCCGTGGCGAGAAAAGACGTCGTTAAAAGCGGCGACGATGATTTCCCCTGCGCGACCGACGTCTCGTTCTTCCATACGACGAATCATGTGATGTTCTCCCCTCCCCGTGCCGACAGAGGTGCCCTTCTGCGGCGGTCTCGATCTTGTAGCAAAAACGCAGGAGAATGTCTCCTCCTGACTGTCCGGCCATTTGCGCACTTTCTCCTCCGGGGGGTCCGTGGTAACGTGTCCCGGTTTGCGCCAGAGGAGAATGCATCATGGAAACCGCCGGTGAACTTGCACCGTCCGCTCGCGTGCTTTTAGGTCCTGGTCCCAGCAGTGTACCGTCCCGGGTGTTGAAAGCGATGGCGACGCCGCTCGTTGGCCATCTCGATCCCGAGTTTGTCCGCCTGATGGAAGAGACGAAAGCCCTGCTGCGCTTCGTGTTTCAGACCAAGAACACGCTCACCCTGCCCATTTCCGGGACGGGAAGTGCTGGTATGGAAGCCTGTTTCGTGAACCTGATCGAGCCCGAGGATGAAGTGGTCGTCGGGGTGAACGGGGTCTTCGGGACCCGCATGGTGGATATCGTGGAGCGCTGCAGGGCCAAGCCGATCAAAATCGAGACGGAATGGGGGCGAGTGTTTTCTCCCGAGCAGGTGCAAGCCGCGCTGAGCCAATGCCGGCGACCGAAGCTGGTGGCGCTGGTGCATGCGGAAACTTCGACTGGCGCTTGGCAGCCGCTCGACGAGATGGCCAAGCTGGTCCATGCCGCGGGCGCTCTGCTGTTGGTCGATGCCGTGACTTCGCTGGGCGGATGTCCGCTGAAGGTGGATGAGTGGGGCATCGACGCCTGCTACAGCGGCACGCAGAAATGCTTGAGCTGTCCTCCGGGGCTGTCGCCGGTGACGTTTGGGCAGGCGGCGCTGGATGTGCTCCACAGGCGCAAGACGAAAGTGCAAAGCTGGTATCTCGACCTGACCATGATCGAGAAGTACTGGGGCGAGGAGCGGGTGTATCACCACACCGCGCCGATTTCCATGAATTATGCTTTGCGCGAAGCTTTACGGCTGGTGCAAGAAGAGGGGCTCGAAGCCCGCTTCCGTCGTCACGAGCGCAATCATCTGGCGCTGGCTGCTGGACTGGCTGCCATGGGACTACCGTTGGCCGCTCAAGAGGGGCACCGACTGTGGACACTGAATAGTGTGACGATTCCCGCCGGGGTGGACGATGCCGCCGTCCGGCGTCAGTTGTTGGATGAGTTCAACATTGAGATTGGGGCCGGGTTGGGGCCGTTGCGCGGAAAAATCTGGCGCATTGGGCTCATGGGCGATTCCAGCTCGCGCGCCAATGTCTTATTAGTGCTGAGCGCTTTGGAGGAGATCCTCCGGAAACAGGGCCATGCCTGCGCACCCGGGGCTGGAGTCGCTGCCGCGCAGACGGCGTATGCCGGGGCGTGAATTAAAAGGTTTCTTCAATCTTTTTGGGAATCCTAGAGAGCAACTCCAATTGTCTGTCCGAGTAATGCTGAGGGATGTCATTCCGAAAGGCCCCTCGCTTCCGCTCATCCTAAGCGTAGCGCAGCGAAGTCGAAGGGCGCTCGGGGTAAACTCCGCGACGAGGAATCTCAAGATGGTAGAGGCCACACGAGATTCCTCACCGTCACTTCGTTCTGGTTCGGAATGACAACCCCTCACATTCGAACTGATAGACTACTAGGCATGGCGAAGAGCCTTCTCCATTACTGTCTACTCCTCCTGCCCTTGTTATGTAGTTGTAGCGCCACGCCCTCTCACACCAGCGCGCTCGCGCTAGAACGTCTGGCCCCGAGTCAGTTCCCAACGGTCTTGAATGACCTTGGCGATCTGGATGATCTGGATCGCGATTCCCTCCAAGCTGCGATCGCGCAAAGTCTGACGGCACTACGGCAGAAACCTGCAACCGAGACCCTCGCCTTTGGCGAACGACGGATCTCCATTGCCCATATCCGCGAGAGCTTGGCGGCGTTTGCGGCAGTCTTAGAGAGCGCTGGGGATCTGCGGACGGCGCTGCTGCGCGACTTCGACCTCTATCGCGTGCCCGTGCCCGTGCTGTTTACCGGCTACCACGAGCCGACCTTGCATGGCAGCCGTGTCCGTACGGAGCGCTTCCGCTACCCGGTGTATCGTCGTCCCGACGATCTGATGGAGGTTGCACCTGCTGCCTCGGGGGGAGGAAAGCAATTTGGCCGCATCGTCAACGGCCAACCGCTGCCCTATTTTTCACGTGCGGAAATCGACGGCGATGGGGTGCTGCATGGCAAGCAGTACGAATTATTTTGGGTGGACGATCCCGTCTCGCTCTTCTTGCTGCACGTGCAAGGGTCGGGGCAAGTGTTGCTGCCGAACGGGGCAGGTGTCCGTGTGGGCTACCTCGCCTCGAACGGTAGACCGTACACCAGTATTGGTAAAGTGTTGGTGGACCAAGGCAAGTTGCAACCTGGCGAGGCTACGACTCCTGCTATCCGTCGGTATTTGCAAACCCACACCGAGGAGCAAAACGAGCTGCTGTTCGCGAATCCCCGTTACATTTTCTTTCAACTGCTTGCCGACGACGGGCCGCGCGGCAGTTTGGGGGTACCTCTGACGCCGGGACGTTCGCTGGCGATCGATCCGCGCGTCTATCCCATCGGCGCGCTCGGGTTGATTCGGACGAAGAGGCCGATTCCCGGGGCGGATGGTCAAGTATCCTGGAAAGACTTCTCTCGCTTCGTTTTGCTGCAAGACACCGGGGCGGCCATTACTGGCTGGCGTCGCGCCGATCTTTTCTGGGGTGCGGACGCCGAAGCCGAGGCTGGGCTCATGTCGCAAGAGGGAGCAATGTTCGTGATCGTGAAGAAGCGGTAGCTCGGCCAGCGCCTTGTCTTGGTCAACGCAACTACGACTCACTCTAGGGATGACCTGAACGCAGTCTGTCCCGCAATTTTCCTCCCACTTTTTCCGTCGCCGTGCCGGTTGTGTTCGGCGCGTTGTTTTTTGCTTCCGCAGCGATCTGTTGCAGGTCATGGACAATCGTCTGCACGTCGGATTTCTCCACCCCTGAAGCCAAGAGGATCGCTT is a genomic window of Deltaproteobacteria bacterium containing:
- a CDS encoding type II toxin-antitoxin system RelE/ParE family toxin, which gives rise to MFTFIESAAFDRVRAVYLHDDEYAELQQFMMENPEAGDVVRESGGVRKLRWKRKGMGRRGGLRVIYFVRYRPNEFWLLTLYAKAKQENVPAHILRQLKEAFERA
- a CDS encoding helix-turn-helix domain-containing protein; its protein translation is MPKKLTGRALAKFEAERNIWQEVLDGVREIKAGGGKRVVAKPRSSIISARLKAGLTQVQFAALLGVSKRTLEQWEQGRREPSGAAKTLIKVAELYPEVLRDLAA
- a CDS encoding MltA domain-containing protein — protein: MAKSLLHYCLLLLPLLCSCSATPSHTSALALERLAPSQFPTVLNDLGDLDDLDRDSLQAAIAQSLTALRQKPATETLAFGERRISIAHIRESLAAFAAVLESAGDLRTALLRDFDLYRVPVPVLFTGYHEPTLHGSRVRTERFRYPVYRRPDDLMEVAPAASGGGKQFGRIVNGQPLPYFSRAEIDGDGVLHGKQYELFWVDDPVSLFLLHVQGSGQVLLPNGAGVRVGYLASNGRPYTSIGKVLVDQGKLQPGEATTPAIRRYLQTHTEEQNELLFANPRYIFFQLLADDGPRGSLGVPLTPGRSLAIDPRVYPIGALGLIRTKRPIPGADGQVSWKDFSRFVLLQDTGAAITGWRRADLFWGADAEAEAGLMSQEGAMFVIVKKR
- a CDS encoding methionine synthase: MPRLNGTDLGLLPTMGVGSYASPSWLLAARRVLRAGDAGPADMEEALQDAIKIAVWDQEEAGLDILTDGEIRRQRFLWNVVEKLSGLKLIPAQRKLGVTSYDSAPRFETVERVSAPSGFGIVEEYNYVRTLTEKPVKVCCPGPLTICLPITPKGGYAGGDYMPLLYDLAELVNRELKQLVAAGATFIQVDEPSAAGRTPYLPVAEAVALFNKTVEGVEAKIALHICFGNNQGRPAMKRTYKPLFPGILEAKADQFALEYANREMAELELWSQYGGDRELAAGVVDVKSMYLETPEDVAERIRTVLQHVKPEKLYLTCDCGFSASSRGLARAKLHALVEGARIVRRELTAR
- a CDS encoding alanine--glyoxylate aminotransferase family protein; the encoded protein is METAGELAPSARVLLGPGPSSVPSRVLKAMATPLVGHLDPEFVRLMEETKALLRFVFQTKNTLTLPISGTGSAGMEACFVNLIEPEDEVVVGVNGVFGTRMVDIVERCRAKPIKIETEWGRVFSPEQVQAALSQCRRPKLVALVHAETSTGAWQPLDEMAKLVHAAGALLLVDAVTSLGGCPLKVDEWGIDACYSGTQKCLSCPPGLSPVTFGQAALDVLHRRKTKVQSWYLDLTMIEKYWGEERVYHHTAPISMNYALREALRLVQEEGLEARFRRHERNHLALAAGLAAMGLPLAAQEGHRLWTLNSVTIPAGVDDAAVRRQLLDEFNIEIGAGLGPLRGKIWRIGLMGDSSSRANVLLVLSALEEILRKQGHACAPGAGVAAAQTAYAGA
- a CDS encoding GNAT family N-acetyltransferase, encoding MIRRMEERDVGRAGEIIVAAFNDVFSRHGYPPPFPSAEIGIGLARGYLHMEPQECFVAEEGGKVIGSGFLHLRGKSAGIGPITVDPACQSKGVGKELMMTVIRTGRNCPSLRLVQDAFNVVSFPLYSKLGFVAHGTIASLSGKELRPTTRPRGVAIREASEEDTARLASLDAKLTGITRPQDLKHFLHQEPQPISFIDGKLAGYLCRLRMGDGVFLGPAAASDPVALKALLSHVIEREKGKTLHLRFPARHAELFLDVMKMGFRVEALQTYMVRGPWKAPKGTNLLALFPESL